Proteins encoded in a region of the Rutidosis leptorrhynchoides isolate AG116_Rl617_1_P2 chromosome 9, CSIRO_AGI_Rlap_v1, whole genome shotgun sequence genome:
- the LOC139869329 gene encoding uncharacterized protein: MECNKDEALRAKTVAEQKMVVNDFEGARRIALKAKQLFPELDNISQLVTVCDIHCSAQKKIYGAEKDLYGILQVEKVADEATIRKQYRKLALVLHPDKNKFPGAEAAFKLVGEANMVLSDTGKRSVYDVKCSRVPARPAVTKLQNHQGHQASYTTKNNFKKVPGSQHGQSESNPNVRLSFWTYCPFCKVTYEYFREYINRPLRCQNCSKLFIAHDIGPQVAGTGSHYVPQNMKTANVKSNKVQPPVSQQKDIGRREPVKVNIQKDGKLPSHLAHQKTNVGGFSRSGMEHGELSKQKDNVQKPMETGTSKGTNKKRRRRMVVESTETSSDVEVTAFGGVDGDSGVDSVKRRKPSRKKRVSYQEDGAEESSPQKRSRMGTKEKVSTKPFHTADVAKYADVSKNMKTGIMNGEEAVKPDDHLGDPDPDFVMCPDSEFTNFDKDKEEHCFAVDQIWACYDSIDSMPRFYALVRKIFKSEFKLQITWLNPKPGINQEIKWAEAGLPVACGNFVLGETEEMNDCLSFSHQMIYKKGASRFSFVIQPQKGEIWAIYKDCDVFKWSLAKKSDEKYEFDIVEVLSVLEDGIYVAFLSKVKGFVCVFQRTVLPGLAADTIPFNERFRFSHRIKSVKLNGTERAGIPTGSFELDTASLPVEDDYYYLNKVSMEPAKNIDPPPEFDREKVKPTSLSKTAKKRTNGPDNKMLNVRRSPRGLAHQSNGVKEDKVNAAHSSISHEEKAKSTKGLTNNPKEHVGSGMLNPRRSPRELTQDRCNGVSEKFSDGQSSQSHENKLKPSCLSDTSNQLVSPDVLNLRQSRRVAMRGDQSIGAMNEVNDSQNPFLKGGDTDPISKKFTKSSASRKPVQISHDFSSDKHTWKFEVGQIWAFWENDNGIRQCYAQIKKVESDPVRLIVSPLKLCEIPSNDTIRHNACGLFKVYPSRTIMLELDSFSHNVKAEARGKGTFSIYPKEQQIWALYKKTGKKAGECSIVEVLEADESSIKVLLLTRVRGYKFVFKAPNIQRSTGKINVIPRIESNRFSHQIPAFHFTDETDGCLRGCWALDPAAFTGPPKPNQGVAVSCGETHSMNIDE; encoded by the exons ATGGAGTGTAACAAAGATGAGGCTCTTAGGGCCAAGACAGTAGCAGAACAGAAGATGGTGGTTAATGATTTTGAAGGGGCTCGGAGAATTGCATTGAAGGCTAAACAGCTATTCCCCGAATTAGATAACATTTCGCAATTAGTTACTGTTTGTGATATCCATTGTTCAGCTCAAAAAAAGATATATGGTGCTGAAAAGGATCTATATGGAATTCTTCAAGTTGAAAAGGTAGCTGATGAAGCTACCATCCGGAAACAATACCGAAAACTTGCACTTGTTCTTCACCCTGACAAGAACAAATTTCCAGGCGCTGAAGCTGCTTTTAAGCTTGTTGGTGAAGCAAATATGGTTCTATCAGATACAGGAAAAAGGTCTGTATATGACGTTAAGTGTAGTAGGGTTCCTGCCAGACCTGCTGTTACAAAGCTTCAAAACCATCAAGGACATCAAGCTTCTTATACTACTAAGAACAATTTCAAAAAGGTCCCGGGTTCTCAGCACGGGCAATCAGAATCAAACCCGAATGTTAGGTTATCGTTCTGGACGTATTGCCCTTTTTGTAAAGTGACGTATGAGTATTTCAGAGAATATATAAACAGACCTTTGCGGTGTCAGAATTGCTCGAAACTCTTCATTGCTCATGACATTGGTCCACAAGTGGCTGGCACAGGTTCCCATTATGTGCCCCAAAATATGAAAACTGCAAATGTAAAATCCAACAAGGTTCAACCACCTGTTTCTCAACAGAAAGACATTGGAAGACGGGAACCAGTCAAAGTGAATATTCAAAAGGATGGAAAACTGCCTTCTCATTTGGCCCATCAGAAAACTAATGTTGGTGGATTTTCAAGATCTGGAATGGAACATGGAGAATTGTCAAAACAAAAAGATAATGTACAGAAGCCCATGGAAACTGGAACCTCCAAAGGAACGAACAAAAAGAGACGAAGAAGGATGGTTGTTGAATCTACTGAGACTAGTTCTGATGTAGAAGTAACTGCATTTGGAGGAGTTGATGGTGATTCTGGCGTTGATAGTGTCAAACGAAGAAAACCTTCTCGGAAAAAACGAGTTTCTTACCAGGAAGATGGCGCTGAAGAATCGAGTCCACAAAAGCGATCTAGGATGGGGACAAAGGAAAAAGTTTCTACTAAACCTTTTCATACAGCTGATGTGGCTAAATATGCTGATGTAAGCAAGAACATGAAGACAGGTATAATGAATGGAGAAGAAGCTGTGAAACCTGATGATCATTTGGGTGATCCAGACCCAGATTTTGTTATGTGTCCTGATTCAGAGTTTACTAATTTTGACAAAGATAAAGAGGAGCATTgttttgcagttgatcaaatatggGCGTGCTATGACTCTATTGACTCTATGCCAAGATTCTATGCCTTGGTTAGGAAGATTTTCAAGTCTGAGTTTAAGCTGCAGATAACTTGGTTAAACCCTAAGCCCGGGATCAATCAAGAGATTAAATGGGCTGAAGCGGGTTTACCCGTTGCTTGTGGGAACTTTGTGCTTGGGGAAACAGAGGAAATGAATGATTGCCTAAGTTTTTCTCATCAGATGATCTACAAGAAAGGTGCAAGTAGATTTTCATTTGTCATTCAACCTCAAAAAGGTGAGATTTGGGCTATTTATAAGGACTGTGACGTTTTTAAATGGAGCTTGGCAAAAAAAAGTGATGAAAAATACGAGTTTGATATAGTGGAGGTTCTTTCTGTACTTGAAGATGGTATCTATGTGGCTTTCTTGTCAAAAGTCAAAGGGTTTGTATGCGTGTTTCAAAGAACAGTTTTGCCAGGACTTGCTGCAGATACGATTCCTTTCAATGAACGATTTAGATTTTCTCATCGTATCAAGTCAGTAAAACTGAATGGGACCGAACGAGCCGGTATACCTACTGGATCCTTTGAGCTTGATACGGCTTCTCTACCGGTTgaagatgattattattatcttaataagGTGAGTATGGAGCCCGCAAAAAACATTGATCCTCCACCCGAATTTGATAGAGAAAAAGTCAAACCCACTAGTCTGTCAAAAACTGCCAAGAAGCGTACAAATGGTCCTGATAATAAGATGCTTAATGTTCGTCGGTCACCAAGAGGATTAGCTCATCAGTCAAATGGTGTTAAAGAAGATAAGGTCAATGCTGCTCATAGTTCTATATCTCATGAAGAAAAGGCTAAATCCACTAAAGGTTTAACAAACAATCCTAAAGAGCATGTTGGGTCTGGGATGCTTAATCCTCGTCGATCACCGAGAGAATTAACACAAGATCGGTGTAATGGTGTTTCGGAAAAGTTCAGTGATGGTCAAAGTTCTCAATCTCATGAAAACAAACTCAAACCTAGTTGTTTGTCAGACACATCAAATCAGCTTGTTAGTCCTGATGTGCTTAACCTTCGTCAATCACGAAGAGTAGCAATGAGAGGAGATCAGTCCATTGGTGCTATGAATGAGGTCAACGATAGTCAAAATCCTTTTTTGAAGGGTGGTGATACAGACCCAATCTCCAAAAAGTTCACCAAAAGCTCAGCTAGTAGAAAACCAGTGCAAATTAGTCATGACTTCAGCTCGGATAAGCATACCTGGAAGTTTGAAGTGGGTCAGATATGGGCATTTTGGGAAAACGATAATGGAATCCGTCAATGCTACGCACAGATCAAAAAGGTTGAATCTGACCCCGTTCGGTTGATTGTATCTCCACTTAAGCTATGTGAAATCCCATCTAATGACACTATTCGACACAATGCATGTGGTTTATTTAAAGTGTATCCTAGTAGGACAATAATGCTTGAATTGGATTCATTTTCTCATAACGTAAAAGCAGAAGCTAGAGGAAAAGGTACATTTAGTATATATCCAAAAGAACAACAGATTTGGGCTTTGTACAAAAAAACCGGCAAAAAAGCTGGTGAATGTAGCATTGTTGAAGTTCTCGAGGCTGATGAAAGTAGCATAAAAGTGTTGTTACTCACACGTGTTCGTGGCTATAAGTTTGTTTTCAAGGCCCCAAACATACAGAGATCAACAGGGAAGATTAATGTGATACCAAGGATAGAGTCAAACAGATTCTCTCATCAGATTCCCGCTTTTCATTTTACAGATGAGACAGATGGCTGCTTGAGAGGCTGCTGGGCGCTTGATCCGGCTGCGTTTACAG gaccaccaaagcctaatcaag GTGTGGCTGTGTCGTGTGGGGAAACACATTCAATGAATATTGATGAATGA
- the LOC139866135 gene encoding uridylate kinase PUMPKIN, chloroplastic-like codes for MAVSASLSSSISRSISSSSTYYSPLLGFLKPNYHSNNNNQINYYGFHTKHSSLVINCSVSENGRSSDSMAFSLNENGSSRAPVKWRRVLLKVSGEALAGDGEQNIDPKVTMAIAREVAEVTRLGIEVAIVVGGGNIFRGASWAGSSGLDRSSADYIGMLATVMNAIYLQATMESIGIPTRVQTAFRMSEVAEPYIRRRAVRHLEKGRVVIFAAGTGNPFFTTDTAASLRCAEINAEVVLKATNVDGVYDEDPRNNPNAQLHDTLTYQQVISNDLSVMDLTAITLCQENNIPVVVFNLDKPGNIAKAIKGERVGTLISSSARVSAAARI; via the exons ATGGCTGTATCTGCTTCTTTATCTTCCTCGATTAGTCGCTCTATCTCTTCATCATCCACGTATTATTCACCATTATTAGGCTTTCTTAAACCAAACtatcattctaataataataatcagataaatTATTATGGGTTTCATACCAAACATTCTTCATTGGTTATCAATTGCTCAGTTTCTGAAAATGGCAGGTCTTCAGATTCCATGGCGTTTAG tttgaatgaaaatggttcatCTAGAGCTCCTGTTAAGTGGCGAAGAGTGCTTCTTAAAGTAAGTGGAGAAGCACTAGCTGGTGATGGTGAACAAAATATAGACCCAAAG GTTACAATGGCTATTGCAAGAGAGGTTGCGGAAGTGACTCGCCTTGGCATTGAG GTGGCTATAGTTGTTGGTGGGGGGAATATCTTTCGTGGAGCTTCATGGGCAGGAAGTAGTGGCCTCGATCGTTCGTCTGCTGATTACATCGG GATGTTGGCAACTGTGATGAATGCTATATATTTGCAAGCAACAATGGAGAGCATCGGCATTCCAACACGAGTCCAGACAGCATTTAGAATGTCTGAAGTTGCTGAACCGTATATACGTCGAAGGGCCGTTAGGCATTTAGAAAAAGGCAGGGTCGTCATTTTTGCAGCCGGCACCGGAAATCCATTTTTCACCACCGACACCGCCGCATCTCTTCGTTGTGCGGAAA TTAATGCTGAGGTAGTTTTAAAGGCTACTAATGTGGATGGGGTGTATGATGAAGATCCAAGGAATAACCCTAACGCTCAACTTCATGACACACTTACGTATCAACAAGTCATCTCAAACGACCTTTCTGTTATGGACCTGACTGCAATCACTTTATGCCAAGAAAACAATATCCCAG TTGTTGTATTCAATCTTGATAAACCTGGTAACATTGCAAAAGCTATCAAGGGAGAGAGAGTTGGAACACTCATCAGTAGTAGTGCACGTGTCTCTGCGGCTGCAAGGATTTGA